A region of Natribaculum luteum DNA encodes the following proteins:
- a CDS encoding universal stress protein, producing the protein MHFLVATDGSPESDQALRHAIDVADAAGADLTVLHVVTPRVYSEGVEPIRSLSDADRRLILENVENAEERGESILEDATEVASESGLDVETELLYGEPVESIVDYADPDVHDGLFVGHRGLSERAESLLGSVANGLVRHAPIPVTVVR; encoded by the coding sequence GTGCACTTTCTCGTCGCAACCGACGGCTCGCCGGAGAGCGACCAGGCGCTTCGCCACGCGATCGACGTCGCCGACGCGGCCGGGGCCGACCTGACCGTCCTCCACGTCGTCACGCCACGGGTCTACTCCGAGGGCGTCGAACCGATCCGCTCGCTGTCGGACGCCGACCGCCGACTGATCCTCGAGAACGTCGAGAACGCAGAAGAGCGCGGCGAATCGATCCTCGAGGACGCAACGGAGGTGGCGTCCGAATCCGGACTCGACGTCGAGACCGAACTCCTCTACGGTGAACCGGTCGAGAGCATCGTCGACTACGCCGATCCGGACGTCCACGACGGGCTCTTCGTCGGCCACCGCGGTCTCTCGGAGCGTGCCGAATCGTTGCTCGGGAGCGTCGCGAACGGACTCGTCCGGCACGCGCCGATTCCCGTCACCGTCGTCAGGTAA